From one Microbulbifer sp. A4B17 genomic stretch:
- a CDS encoding efflux RND transporter periplasmic adaptor subunit codes for MLQKLNWRLLIPVVLLVLAFLAFNWMMREKPSVSRGERKAPPPTVDIAVAEQGRFPVTLSALGTVSARELAELEPQVQGQVQWLDYDLGPGAVMPKGQILLRIEQEPYQLALMTAESTLAQRRAELQQERGEQQVAEEEYELLGTTLSEADRALVLREPQKAAAEAAVKSAEANVALAKRDLRLTEIRAPFDALVVARVADVGDRVSPGSTLYSLASADRFQIAVEVPASQLHRLGRSSVEVRIYGSQWPQGVYRRGEFVRVIPVLEEQGRLASVLVELEDPLSVKDPSQPQLLLNDLAKVEIVSHSEDERVRIPLTALQDGNNVWVVRDNRTIVLPVEVAYMSGDFAVLEQGLNGGEALVTTRLVTVTEGMPVRIAGDSNRQQRPPVDAAASAERPPRRGPGGPNTGGTDD; via the coding sequence ATGTTGCAGAAACTCAATTGGCGTTTGCTGATACCTGTAGTGTTGCTGGTATTGGCATTCCTGGCCTTCAACTGGATGATGCGGGAAAAACCGTCGGTTAGTCGCGGTGAACGCAAAGCACCCCCGCCGACAGTAGATATCGCTGTTGCCGAGCAGGGCCGTTTTCCCGTCACCTTGAGCGCCCTGGGAACAGTGAGTGCCCGGGAGCTGGCGGAGCTGGAGCCCCAGGTGCAAGGGCAGGTGCAATGGCTTGATTACGATTTGGGCCCCGGTGCGGTTATGCCTAAAGGGCAGATACTGTTACGTATCGAGCAGGAACCTTACCAGCTGGCCCTGATGACCGCCGAAAGCACTCTCGCCCAACGCCGTGCTGAATTACAGCAGGAGCGAGGAGAGCAACAGGTTGCTGAAGAGGAATATGAGCTTTTGGGTACGACCCTGTCTGAAGCTGACAGGGCACTGGTGTTGCGCGAGCCCCAGAAAGCAGCGGCAGAGGCGGCAGTAAAATCCGCAGAGGCGAATGTGGCCCTGGCTAAACGGGATCTTCGCCTGACCGAGATTCGCGCTCCGTTTGATGCCCTGGTAGTGGCGCGTGTTGCTGATGTCGGTGATCGAGTGTCCCCTGGAAGCACCCTCTACAGCCTTGCCAGTGCCGATCGCTTCCAGATTGCTGTCGAGGTCCCCGCATCACAATTGCACAGGCTTGGTCGCAGCAGTGTTGAAGTACGAATTTACGGCAGCCAGTGGCCCCAGGGCGTCTATCGCCGTGGTGAGTTTGTCCGGGTAATCCCGGTATTGGAAGAGCAGGGTCGCCTCGCCAGTGTCCTGGTGGAACTTGAAGATCCACTCTCTGTAAAGGACCCGTCCCAGCCGCAGCTGCTCCTCAACGATCTGGCTAAGGTCGAAATCGTTTCCCACAGTGAAGATGAGCGTGTGCGTATCCCCCTCACTGCCTTGCAGGATGGGAATAACGTATGGGTGGTTCGCGATAATCGAACTATAGTCCTGCCGGTAGAAGTGGCCTATATGAGCGGCGACTTTGCAGTCCTGGAGCAGGGACTCAACGGTGGAGAAGCTTTAGTGACTACCCGGTTGGTAACCGTTACCGAAGGCATGCCAGTGCGAATTGCCGGAGACAGTAATCGCCAGCAGCGCCCACCGGTAGATGCGGCTGCTTCTGCGGAGCGCCCGCCGAGACGTGGCCCCGGTGGCCCCAACACTGGGGGCACAGATGACTGA
- a CDS encoding efflux transporter outer membrane subunit, with amino-acid sequence MSFYRILAICVPLLVSCSSQPSKTIQPDENLGLPESFRASGTVAPSLRWWRDLEDPQLDNLVQLALKDNPDLQATYWRLEQAAAAARGARSGLWPSLTASVENTEQRYSSGEFTDPSAEGNSWSTRIAASYEVDLWGRVRAGASAAEAAYLAQEQNLQTAALTLASEVAATWLELREQWGQRDLLQQQLEVNRKSLKVLELRFGRGVTGAADVLQQRQLAQQSQQELDEAEADVETLKVQLAVLLGITVAELDSIIHKQAGLPALPALPETGVPSQLLLRRPDVVEAQRDLLQGYHLADEAWADRLPVFGLSAVASNGTSLISDVTENWLLAIAASIEGVIFDGGALASARDQQDAVLQERWALYRSTVNEALSEVEQALIRESLIEQRLNHLRERERLADLLVLRQSQAYARGTIDFLNVLTATSEQQSLARQILSAERELIENRVVLYRALSGGIPQTDLPAPEPVDLELYLEGNN; translated from the coding sequence TTGTCCTTTTACCGCATTTTGGCAATTTGTGTTCCGCTGCTTGTCAGCTGTAGTTCGCAGCCAAGCAAGACCATTCAACCCGATGAAAATTTAGGTTTACCAGAATCTTTTCGTGCATCGGGCACCGTCGCCCCGAGTTTGCGCTGGTGGCGCGACCTGGAAGATCCGCAACTGGACAATTTGGTGCAGCTGGCCCTGAAAGATAACCCTGACCTGCAGGCCACGTATTGGCGTTTGGAGCAGGCGGCGGCGGCTGCACGTGGGGCGCGTTCAGGTCTCTGGCCGAGTCTCACCGCCAGTGTTGAAAATACCGAGCAGCGCTACTCATCGGGAGAATTCACAGATCCCTCTGCGGAAGGCAACAGTTGGAGCACCCGTATTGCCGCTAGTTACGAAGTGGATTTGTGGGGGCGGGTCCGTGCCGGTGCCAGTGCAGCAGAGGCGGCTTATCTGGCCCAGGAGCAAAATTTACAGACGGCCGCACTGACTCTGGCGAGTGAGGTGGCAGCTACCTGGTTGGAATTACGGGAGCAGTGGGGCCAGCGGGATTTACTGCAGCAGCAGCTGGAGGTCAACCGCAAAAGTCTGAAGGTTCTGGAACTGCGCTTTGGTCGCGGCGTCACAGGTGCAGCCGATGTTTTGCAGCAACGGCAACTGGCCCAGCAGTCACAGCAAGAGCTGGATGAGGCAGAAGCCGATGTTGAGACGCTGAAGGTGCAGTTGGCGGTGCTGCTGGGCATCACTGTGGCGGAACTTGACAGCATTATTCACAAGCAGGCCGGGCTGCCGGCACTACCCGCATTGCCTGAGACAGGGGTGCCCTCCCAGCTGTTATTGCGCCGTCCGGATGTGGTTGAGGCGCAGCGGGATCTTCTTCAGGGGTATCACCTGGCAGATGAGGCCTGGGCAGATCGACTGCCGGTATTCGGTTTATCCGCAGTGGCCAGTAATGGCACCAGTTTGATTAGTGATGTCACAGAGAACTGGCTCCTGGCCATTGCCGCGTCTATTGAGGGTGTGATCTTTGATGGTGGCGCCCTGGCATCTGCGCGGGATCAGCAGGACGCCGTTCTACAGGAGCGTTGGGCGCTCTACCGCAGTACGGTCAATGAAGCGCTGTCTGAAGTAGAGCAGGCTTTAATTCGAGAGAGCCTGATCGAGCAGAGACTCAACCATTTGCGCGAGCGTGAACGCCTCGCAGACCTTTTGGTCCTGCGCCAAAGCCAGGCTTATGCGCGAGGGACCATCGACTTCCTCAATGTGTTGACCGCGACGAGTGAACAACAGAGTTTGGCGAGACAGATTTTGTCTGCCGAGCGCGAACTGATTGAAAACCGAGTAGTACTTTACCGCGCGCTTTCCGGTGGGATTCCCCAGACGGACCTCCCAGCCCCCGAGCCAGTGGATTTGGAGTTGTACCTGGAGGGTAATAACTGA
- a CDS encoding acyl-CoA dehydrogenase, which produces MSKHQPLAHWDDILLLDQQLTDEERMVRDTAREYCQSKLMPRVLEANRHEIFDREIMNEMGELGLLGSTIEGYGCAGLNYVSYGLVAREVERVDSGYRSAMSVQSSLVMHPIYAYGSEEQKEKYLPKLATGEWVGCFGLTEPDAGSDPSGMKTRAKKVDGGYRISGSKMWITNSPIADVFVVWAKDDDDIIRGFVLDKGMEGLSAPKIEGKFSLRASITGEIVMDNVFVPEENKFPEIGGLRGPFGCLNRARYGISWGAMGAGEFCWHAARQYGLDRTQFNRPLAQTQLFQKKLADMQTEITLGLQASLRVGRIMDENKQFDPTMISLVKRNNCGKALDIARIARDMHGGNGISDEFHVIRHVMNLEAVNTYEGTHDVHALILGRAQTGLQAFV; this is translated from the coding sequence ATGAGTAAACATCAGCCACTCGCCCACTGGGACGATATTTTGCTGCTGGACCAACAGCTGACCGACGAAGAGCGCATGGTGCGCGACACGGCACGCGAGTATTGCCAAAGCAAACTGATGCCCAGAGTTCTGGAAGCCAACCGTCACGAAATTTTCGATCGTGAAATCATGAACGAAATGGGTGAACTGGGCCTTCTCGGTTCCACCATCGAAGGCTACGGCTGTGCCGGTCTCAACTACGTTTCCTACGGCCTGGTAGCCCGCGAAGTCGAGCGCGTTGACTCCGGCTACCGCTCAGCCATGAGCGTTCAATCCAGTCTGGTAATGCACCCGATTTACGCTTACGGCAGCGAAGAGCAGAAGGAGAAATACCTGCCCAAGCTGGCGACCGGCGAGTGGGTTGGTTGCTTCGGTCTGACCGAACCCGATGCAGGCTCCGATCCCAGCGGCATGAAAACCCGTGCCAAGAAAGTAGATGGCGGCTACCGCATCAGCGGCTCCAAGATGTGGATCACCAACAGCCCGATCGCTGACGTTTTCGTTGTCTGGGCTAAAGATGACGACGATATTATTCGCGGCTTCGTATTGGACAAAGGCATGGAAGGTCTTTCCGCTCCGAAGATCGAAGGCAAGTTCTCACTGCGCGCCTCCATTACCGGCGAGATCGTGATGGACAATGTATTCGTTCCCGAAGAAAACAAATTCCCCGAAATCGGCGGACTGCGCGGCCCCTTCGGCTGCCTGAACCGCGCTCGTTACGGTATTTCCTGGGGCGCCATGGGCGCCGGTGAATTCTGCTGGCACGCCGCACGCCAGTACGGTCTGGACCGCACCCAGTTCAACCGTCCCCTGGCCCAAACCCAGTTGTTCCAGAAGAAACTGGCCGATATGCAGACTGAAATCACCCTGGGGCTGCAAGCTTCCCTGCGCGTAGGCCGTATCATGGACGAGAACAAGCAGTTCGACCCCACCATGATTTCCCTGGTGAAGCGCAATAACTGTGGTAAAGCTCTGGATATCGCTCGTATCGCCCGCGATATGCACGGCGGCAACGGTATCTCTGACGAATTCCACGTAATTCGCCATGTGATGAACCTCGAAGCTGTGAATACTTACGAAGGCACTCACGACGTACACGCACTGATCCTCGGCCGCGCTCAAACCGGCCTGCAGGCGTTCGTGTAA
- a CDS encoding EamA family transporter: MSFKSILLALLAVCIIGLNYPVIKVALVDLPPLLLAAIRFTLISVPLVFFCPFPKTSIANVVAIGFFLEFLSLGLMYYALKSDVQAGVASLLMQSQVLFTLLLCALLFEDRINRRQCFGLLIAVIGFSIFFYSADKGGSTTAKGFFLMMGAGLSWAIANLVFRRMSGVNLLHLMVWASLVPPIPLLVMSLAFESHTPWVLISHTNIETWLSIIYQAFIVTLLGYILWGDLMRRYSSVRIAPFGLLVPIIGIIGSSIILSESLSGVEWWASFLVLSGITLCVIKFRDRNPREKCSGMVGS, encoded by the coding sequence ATGTCTTTCAAAAGCATTCTTTTGGCTTTGCTTGCAGTCTGTATTATTGGATTGAACTATCCTGTGATCAAAGTCGCCCTGGTCGACCTTCCACCATTGTTGTTGGCAGCTATTCGTTTCACCCTTATTTCTGTTCCCCTGGTCTTTTTCTGCCCCTTCCCGAAGACCTCAATCGCCAATGTAGTGGCGATTGGTTTCTTCCTGGAGTTTCTATCTCTGGGATTAATGTACTATGCGTTAAAATCTGATGTTCAGGCGGGAGTTGCTTCTCTGCTAATGCAATCCCAGGTACTGTTTACTTTGCTGCTATGTGCATTGCTGTTTGAAGACCGGATAAACAGGCGGCAATGCTTCGGCCTGTTGATCGCAGTAATCGGATTTTCAATTTTCTTCTATTCCGCAGATAAAGGTGGATCGACAACAGCGAAAGGCTTCTTCCTGATGATGGGTGCGGGACTTTCGTGGGCGATAGCGAACCTTGTATTTCGACGAATGTCAGGTGTGAATTTATTGCACTTAATGGTTTGGGCTTCACTGGTGCCGCCAATACCGTTATTGGTTATGTCACTGGCTTTTGAGAGCCATACCCCATGGGTGCTCATCTCTCATACAAATATTGAGACCTGGCTTTCGATTATTTATCAGGCATTTATTGTTACCTTACTTGGCTATATCTTGTGGGGTGATCTAATGCGTCGTTATTCTTCTGTTCGAATAGCTCCTTTTGGTTTGCTCGTCCCCATTATTGGGATAATTGGTTCGTCGATAATCCTTAGCGAAAGCCTTTCTGGTGTTGAGTGGTGGGCGTCATTTCTAGTGTTATCGGGAATTACCCTCTGCGTGATTAAATTCAGAGATCGGAATCCCAGAGAAAAGTGCTCTGGTATGGTTGGAAGTTAA
- a CDS encoding trimeric intracellular cation channel family protein, with translation MDELLHWFELIGIAVFAFSGVLAAGHKQMDLFGAVVLACVTSIGGGTARDIILNVPVFWLEHTYYLWIASMTGVVSFYLIRYLKVPMRLLMVADAIGLAVFVVLGTQKVLEVGYSATIAIVLGVMTGTFGGVIRDVLSGDIPLLLRREIYATAALTGTAILVALDNVGWLPHELVVAIAVFVTLAIRLAALRWNISAPVARFGKH, from the coding sequence ATGGATGAGCTGCTGCACTGGTTTGAATTGATCGGTATCGCGGTCTTTGCCTTCAGCGGCGTACTCGCCGCAGGCCATAAACAGATGGATTTATTTGGTGCCGTGGTACTCGCCTGCGTCACCTCTATTGGCGGCGGCACCGCCCGGGACATTATTCTCAACGTCCCTGTATTCTGGCTTGAGCACACCTATTACCTGTGGATCGCCTCAATGACCGGTGTAGTGAGCTTTTACCTGATACGCTATTTAAAGGTCCCTATGCGCCTGCTGATGGTGGCAGACGCTATCGGGCTCGCCGTTTTTGTGGTGCTCGGAACCCAGAAAGTACTAGAAGTGGGCTATTCCGCGACTATCGCGATCGTACTCGGCGTAATGACCGGTACTTTTGGCGGGGTGATTCGAGATGTGCTGTCCGGTGACATTCCACTTTTACTCCGGCGAGAGATCTATGCCACCGCTGCCCTTACCGGTACGGCCATACTCGTTGCCTTGGACAATGTAGGGTGGCTACCCCATGAGCTGGTGGTGGCTATTGCTGTATTTGTGACCTTAGCGATTCGCCTCGCGGCATTGCGTTGGAATATCTCCGCGCCAGTGGCACGCTTCGGCAAGCACTGA
- a CDS encoding alpha/beta hydrolase, translating to MQKARLRILLIILFSMVIGACERSTNSAQTGQPQQKQYARLVAKPCWFKTDETWPFTQCFMMEVPENYAHPEKRKIRFPVVRFRATNPDPKKIPLLHLGAGGPGASMGLEPENASDWLWLNYAAMTVEDGRDLFVIDPRGTGMAQPRLTCSEFIEDADTAFRRNLSPEEEARVFSFSMERCYSRLSKGADLAQYNSSVIARDVEELRKTLKLDKFDLYGVSYSSRYALTVARDFPESVRTLVLNSAVFPNIVYTQQLPQDSLAAYERGLKHCIEDEKCNSRYPNLRRRLENLIQTLDEEPRTIPVKHRYSKQSYPFVLTGQRLLRVLFQALYNENFYSELPKMIEGLENEGDEGLQPAQNAIAHFMEIVLDPYFGDAAGVSHFCYEEAPFVDFDKARANAADTGILGGAVRSDLNLLQLQCRIWAIPSAPLTESEAISTPAPVIVLHGGLDPVLAADDVDIARKELPNHQWLLFPNLAHDIISASNCAERAVARFLDNPAEDQTETTMTCRKAELADQISTEEESEPKQEAEQQAVEPQAAEVPAPESGQ from the coding sequence GTGCAAAAAGCCCGATTGCGCATACTCCTCATCATTCTCTTTTCCATGGTGATTGGAGCCTGTGAGCGCTCGACAAACTCCGCCCAAACCGGTCAACCCCAGCAAAAACAATACGCTCGCCTGGTAGCAAAGCCCTGCTGGTTCAAAACCGATGAAACCTGGCCTTTCACCCAGTGTTTCATGATGGAGGTGCCGGAAAATTATGCCCACCCGGAAAAGCGCAAAATCCGCTTCCCGGTAGTGCGCTTCCGCGCCACAAACCCCGATCCCAAGAAAATCCCCCTACTCCACCTAGGCGCCGGAGGCCCCGGAGCCAGCATGGGGTTAGAGCCCGAGAACGCTAGCGATTGGTTGTGGCTTAACTATGCCGCCATGACAGTAGAAGATGGTCGGGATCTGTTTGTTATAGATCCCAGGGGCACCGGTATGGCCCAGCCGCGCCTCACTTGCAGCGAGTTTATCGAAGATGCCGATACCGCCTTCCGGCGCAACCTGTCTCCGGAAGAAGAGGCCCGTGTCTTTTCTTTCAGCATGGAGCGCTGTTACAGCCGCCTGAGCAAAGGTGCCGACCTTGCCCAGTACAACAGTTCCGTGATCGCCAGAGATGTAGAAGAGCTGAGAAAAACCCTCAAGCTCGATAAATTCGACCTCTATGGGGTGTCCTACTCCTCCCGCTACGCCCTGACAGTGGCCCGCGACTTCCCGGAGTCAGTGCGCACCCTGGTGCTTAACAGCGCGGTCTTCCCCAATATTGTCTACACGCAGCAGCTCCCTCAGGACTCCTTGGCGGCCTACGAACGCGGCCTGAAGCATTGTATCGAAGACGAGAAATGTAACAGTCGCTACCCCAATTTGCGCCGCAGGCTGGAAAACCTGATCCAGACCTTAGACGAAGAGCCGCGCACCATTCCAGTCAAGCACCGTTACTCAAAACAAAGTTATCCCTTTGTGCTTACTGGACAGCGCTTGCTGAGAGTTCTGTTCCAGGCGCTGTATAACGAAAACTTTTACAGTGAACTGCCCAAGATGATCGAGGGGCTGGAAAATGAGGGCGATGAAGGATTACAGCCGGCCCAGAATGCCATCGCACACTTTATGGAGATCGTACTGGACCCCTACTTTGGGGATGCAGCCGGCGTTAGCCACTTCTGCTATGAAGAGGCTCCCTTTGTCGATTTTGATAAAGCTAGGGCCAACGCTGCTGACACCGGCATTCTCGGCGGGGCCGTGCGATCAGATTTAAATTTGTTGCAGCTACAGTGCCGTATCTGGGCAATCCCCTCTGCTCCACTCACTGAGTCAGAAGCCATCTCCACCCCAGCTCCAGTGATAGTGTTACACGGCGGACTGGATCCGGTGCTGGCTGCAGATGATGTCGATATCGCACGCAAAGAGCTACCGAATCACCAATGGCTGCTATTTCCCAACCTGGCTCACGATATTATTTCCGCAAGCAACTGCGCGGAGCGGGCTGTAGCGCGCTTTCTCGACAACCCTGCCGAAGATCAAACCGAAACCACCATGACTTGCCGCAAAGCGGAGCTGGCAGATCAGATTTCCACCGAAGAAGAGTCTGAGCCCAAGCAAGAAGCCGAACAACAGGCTGTCGAGCCCCAGGCAGCGGAAGTCCCTGCCCCGGAAAGCGGCCAATAA
- a CDS encoding sulfurtransferase: protein MESNNNPALIEVADLVELKKTGEPVILDCRYSLADHDSGERDYRAGHIPGAHYACLHRDLSAPMQRYGGRHPMPSAAQFQDYARNLGVDSDTQVIVYDDNRLGFAARAWFLFFFFGHKKISILNGGLKAWLDAGEALDTSDPILSRQGNFSAQPKENLLVHYESIKQNLDKAPWQLVDARDSQRFEGIEEPIDPIAGHIPTAINQPWQNITNKNNGKVKSIAELKSQFGNLADGKPLLNYCGSGVTACVNFYAQYLAGRHDSLLYPGSWSDWCAHQ from the coding sequence ATGGAGAGCAACAACAACCCTGCCCTGATTGAAGTTGCGGATTTGGTGGAGCTCAAAAAGACCGGCGAACCCGTAATATTGGACTGCCGCTACAGCCTGGCGGATCACGATAGTGGTGAGCGGGACTATCGAGCTGGCCATATTCCCGGAGCCCATTACGCCTGCCTGCACCGTGACCTCTCTGCCCCTATGCAACGCTACGGCGGCCGCCACCCAATGCCGAGTGCTGCACAGTTCCAGGACTACGCTCGCAATCTGGGAGTTGATAGTGACACACAGGTAATCGTCTACGACGACAACCGCCTGGGTTTCGCCGCCCGTGCCTGGTTCCTGTTTTTCTTCTTTGGCCACAAGAAAATCAGCATTCTGAATGGCGGCCTAAAAGCCTGGCTTGATGCAGGGGAGGCATTGGACACAAGTGATCCTATTCTATCCAGGCAAGGAAACTTCAGCGCACAACCAAAAGAAAATCTTCTAGTTCATTACGAGAGCATCAAGCAAAACCTGGATAAAGCACCTTGGCAGCTAGTAGACGCCCGGGACAGTCAGCGCTTTGAAGGAATTGAAGAACCTATCGATCCGATTGCCGGACATATACCCACCGCCATCAACCAGCCCTGGCAAAATATTACTAACAAAAACAATGGCAAAGTGAAATCCATTGCCGAACTTAAATCACAGTTTGGCAACTTAGCAGATGGTAAACCACTTCTAAATTACTGCGGCTCCGGAGTTACTGCCTGCGTTAATTTCTATGCTCAATATTTAGCTGGTCGCCACGACTCACTACTCTATCCCGGGAGCTGGAGTGACTGGTGCGCACATCAGTAA
- a CDS encoding YopT-type cysteine protease domain-containing protein, whose protein sequence is MRVSTIAGRHRGQKVWGFSQGSLRVWVHYAGFSKFGICGALTAHWIHCRASEGASLSSKLGLYERWKVGTSPFTFTRLRSLNIGELRKVAKSQWGWAHDKNNSYMNNLEGWLRGHGVHAVPGLGEDSNMQIAAPGVQLLSMTDFLVASLEQLNDNYAIIVVSGTTFGCFRAAHAISLYIGPAGTAQRCIFFDPNHGEYSFNTKQDFLNFFREYYRRKILSSGFGSLGLSNGWRTYVYN, encoded by the coding sequence ATGCGCGTTAGTACAATTGCTGGACGTCATCGCGGGCAAAAAGTTTGGGGCTTTTCCCAGGGCTCACTAAGAGTTTGGGTGCACTACGCTGGATTCAGTAAGTTCGGTATTTGTGGGGCCTTGACTGCGCACTGGATACATTGCAGGGCTTCTGAGGGGGCATCTCTATCAAGTAAATTGGGTTTGTATGAAAGATGGAAGGTTGGAACAAGTCCATTTACATTTACTCGGCTTCGCTCTTTAAATATTGGTGAGTTGAGAAAAGTTGCCAAATCTCAGTGGGGCTGGGCACACGATAAAAATAATTCATATATGAACAACCTGGAAGGGTGGCTGAGGGGGCATGGGGTGCATGCAGTGCCTGGACTTGGCGAGGATTCCAACATGCAAATAGCTGCTCCTGGGGTTCAGCTTTTGTCAATGACTGATTTCTTGGTGGCATCATTAGAGCAATTAAATGATAATTACGCAATAATTGTTGTGTCAGGTACAACCTTCGGTTGCTTTCGCGCAGCCCATGCAATTTCTCTCTATATTGGGCCCGCCGGGACGGCTCAGCGATGCATATTTTTTGACCCTAATCATGGGGAGTACAGCTTTAATACAAAACAGGATTTTCTTAATTTCTTTCGTGAGTATTACCGGCGGAAAATTTTGTCGAGTGGGTTTGGTTCCCTCGGTCTTTCAAATGGATGGCGGACTTATGTTTATAATTGA